In the Carassius gibelio isolate Cgi1373 ecotype wild population from Czech Republic chromosome A2, carGib1.2-hapl.c, whole genome shotgun sequence genome, one interval contains:
- the LOC127935735 gene encoding macrophage mannose receptor 1-like encodes MYQFMNQSMTWLDAQSYCRARFTDLATVMTMNDVRRLVSTVDPGYSGSVWIGLRAVGVKRWVWSMGDGAISQYSMWHPGEPSGDGECVRSFNGSWYDESCSTVLPFVCFNDSTGFIINKTAMTWRDAQSYCRQQHTDLASISSPEQQNLLPIESSLWIGLFLDSWLWSNQWGYFFRYWAADQPLLNLVSSNCAGMSATMERKWAQYSCNLKQPFICYGDDKLIKKQVVRVKLSCNGKCTLGDPSLQWAILNEISKKLKSMGLESDRKLSWRKGEDGEVFHQERKPRASSNNLCNKQ; translated from the exons ATGTACCAGTTTATGAACCAATCTATGACATGGCTTGAcgctcagagttactgcagagcGAGATTCACTGATCTGGCCACTGTTATGACCATGAATGATGTGAGAAGGCTGGTGTCTACAGTGGATCCTGGATACAGTGGTTCAGTATGGATAGGTCTCCGTGCTGTGGGAGTGAAACGCTGGGTCTGGTCTATGGGAGATGGTGCAATCTCCCAGTACAGTATGTGGCATCCAGGAGAACCGAGTGGTGATGGGGAGTGTGTGAGGAGTTTTAATGGAAGCTGGTATGATGAGAGCTGCAGCACTGTTCTCCCATTTGTATGTTTCAATG ATAGCActggttttattattaataagacTGCTATGACATGGAGAGAtgctcagagttactgcagacaACAACACACTGATCTGGCGAGTATCAGCAGCCCAGAGCAGCAGAATCTGCTCCCTATTGAATCGTCACTCTGGATCGGTCTGTTTCTGGATTCTTGGCTGTGGTCGAATCAGTGGGGCTACTTCTTTAGATACTGGGCAGCAGATCAACCATTACTGAATTTAGTGTCTAGTAACTGTGCTGGCATGTCAGCAACTATGGAAAGGAAATGGGCTCAATATAGTTGTAATCTAAAGCAGCCTTTTATCTGCTATGGAG ATGACAAGCTAATTAAAAAACAGGTTGTCAGAGTGAAACTGTCCTGTAATGGAAAATGCACACTGGGTGATCCTTCACTACAGTGGGCAATTCTGAATGAG ATAAGCAAAAAGCTGAAGAGCATGGGGCTGGAAAGTGACAGAAAATTAAGCTGGAGAAAGGGGGAAGATGGAGAAGTGTTTCATCAGGAGAGAAAACCGAGAGCAAGTTCAAATAATCTATGTAATAAGCAGTAA